GCAGCGAAGGCAGGCGACGTTGACCACGTGAGAACCCTCCTCGAGCGCGGATGGAGCGTGAACGCGAGGGATTTGAAGGGATGGACGCCGCTGCACTACGCAGCAGTCTTTGGACACGTAGAGGTTGCGAAGCTCCTCATCAAGTACGGGGCTGATGTCAACGCTAGGGATCGAAAAGGGCTTACGCCTTTGTACTACGCGGTCAAGGAAGGGAGTTTCAATGTTGCTGAGCTTCTCCTCCAGCAGGGCGCGGACCCCAGAGTCAAGGATAAGAGGGGGTGGACTCCGATCCATTACGGCGCGAAGAAGGCAAAGCTGCGGGTCGATCAGATTCTCGCGGGGGAGCCGCCCCCGCTTAGGATCGTCAGACTGCTGCTGGAGAGTGGTTCTGACCCTAACGCTCAAACGCGCGAGGGGCTCACGCCGCTGCACATCGCGGTCCGCCGCAGCAATGTCGCATTGGCTAAGCTGCTCCTCGATGCTGGTGCTAGCCCGAACATGCCCGACAAGAAGGGTTGGACGCCTCTGCACTACGCTTACCGCTACGGTGACGAGGAGCTCATCGAGCTGCTACTGAAATACGGTGCAAACACGGGTGTAAGGGACAAGAAGGGTAGGACTCCGCCGATGCTGCGCAACACCCGCCCCATCCTTAGGCGCGGGGCCAAGCCGATGAGTTTGAGCGGGATCCTCGCCAGGGAGGCGACGTACAGATCCAGGAAGGAAAGGGGGGAAATCCCAATCCGGGGTATCGACCTCTTTGCTCTGGCCTGGACGGTATTCTTGTTCTTCCTGTCCCTCCTATTTGGGGTCATTTTCGCCTACTTCATCTATGACGGTTACTTGGAGTTGATCACCTCCATCTTTTTCCTTTTCACGCTATCCATGCTGCCCGGGCTCGCGCAAATGGCTCTGAACACGCACGTGATCATCGCCGACAAGCTGATAGATCCGCTACTCCACCTACCCGTCAGTTGGGGGACCCTCCGTTGGGCACTAGTCAAGCAGGCCTTCATATGGGGAGGCTTCTCGCCCCTTTTCGCCTTCATCCCAGCGGCAATCGTGTACTTGACCATTCGAAAGAGCCCCGCTGTACCCCTAGGGCTTGCGCTAACCGGGATCTTTGCGACACTCTTGGCGGTTTCGCTAGGATACTTGATCGGCTCTTACGTCAGCAAATACACGAGGAGCCTGCTAAGGAGGATCGTATCTACTGTGGTATGGGTCCTGATCCTGGGGTTAGGCTACATCTTCGACCTGTTAAACAAATTCTTCTATAAAGCTGTTTTGCCACTTGATAGCGCCCTGATGAGTATGATTCCTCCCTTCTGCTTCCTACATGTGACGCGTAACGCGCTTTCACTCACCGTGTCCGCCGCACTGCTTGCTGCATCCGTGTGGCTGACCCGCTTCTCCGTGCGCAGGTTCGTGAGGGCGGCGACAGTGGCAGAGATCTACGCGCCCCCGCTCGCTCCTCCGTGGAGGGTAAGCGCGAGGGCTCTGATGCCCACGCTTAAGGAGCTGAAGATGGTTGCTAGAGCACCGAGGATGATGGCGTTGATCATCACCCAAGCCTTGCTACCCTCGCTACTCCTGATTTACTGGATTCTGACCGTGCTGAGACAAATGCTCACCTGGTGGTTCGAACCCTCTCTATCAAACGCCGCCACAATGGTGATCATGATGATGTTGGTATCGATAGGGATCTTTCAGGCTCTCCAGGGCGTCTACATCATGTTCGTCGCCGAGGCGGCGAACGCTAGGACGCTATACCTGCTCCCGTTGACGAGGTTGAACGTTGCGCTATCGAAATCCCTCGCCCTACTACTCATGTGCCTCCCGTTCATCGTGGCAGCCTCAGCGGTTGCCGCGATATTCCTGAACGCTTCAGCGGGGTTGGTTTACGCGGCGGCCACAGTCGGCTCAGTATTGCTGGGCGGCTTGATCCTCGCAATGTGGGCTCCGCGGGAGCCCTCAGACTGGAGCCGAGAGACCTACAGCCAACTCAAACTCATCGTGGCGTGGCTCGCTCTGCTTACCCCTCTCATAGTTTTGTTATCGCTTCCCCTGCTACCCCTGCTGCTCCCGATGTATCCCAAGCTGTGCGAGATCGTGCAGTTCCTCTTTGACCATGGACACTTCTTCCTGCTAGCCTACCTTGTAGCGCTGTACGTGAGTGGCACGCTAGTGGCGGTGCTGATAAGCAGAGACCCAGTGTAGATGTTGAGCTGCTCGCGCCTTGGATCTAGGGCTTTCGAATCAGCAGCGTTTCTGGGCCGAAAGCCTTAATCCTGAGAAGTATTTACGGATCCATAATGTCGTCAAGTGAAATCGAGGCAATGTACTCTCAGCTTGTGCAGTGGTACAGCCAACATTCGCTTACTCCAAGAAGGGAGGTTGAGCGCAATATAGCGGAGAAAGTGGCACAAGGTAAGACGCGAGAGCAAGCCATCAGGGAGCTTTACGAGGAGAGGACTCGATTTTTCCAAGAGCTTGTGACGCCAGTGCGCAGGGAAGCACCCCTTTCCAGGCTTGAAGCGTCACTAGAACCTCTCAGATACGCTGGCAGCTTAGAGAGCGCAGCTGCCGTGCTCTTCCTCCTTCTGTTCTTCTCCCTATTTATGCTCGCGGTCGTTTCAATGCGTCCCGAAGGCTTCTTTGTCGCAATCGTAGCATTCATGATTGTAGCCGTTACTCTACCTATCCTGCTGCTCTTGTTCTCGGGTGGCAGAGCGGAGTGGAGGTTTGAGGAGGAGATTACCTTGAGAGGAGCTAGTGGGTGGATTCAGGCGATTCTCGAGGCTGTGCCGAAGGTATTCCAATCCCTCACGCTGGAGGAGGTTTTGCCACATATCGAGGGTAACAGGCTTCAGCTCAAGATCAAGTTGACGAGATCTGTTGTAGAGTGGAGCCAGTATGGCACTGCTACCAGGAATGTCGATCTGGGTTTTGTCGTTGTAGAAGCGCTCTTCGAGCCTCGTGACAGTGATCTGCACGTAAAGGTAAGCTACTCCGGCGAGCCGCCTAAGGAGCACGCTAGCTTGGCTGCAAATGAGTATGAAAAGCTGGTAGTAGCCTTCCGATCGGCAGTAAACGAGGCTTGGGAGAGGGTGAAGCCAAAACCCGTCTTCACACTGGACTTCGAGAGGCTGGCTGAGCTTATCGCGTCGAAAGGGTTTGTCATAGCTGCGGTACGCTGTCCCTACTGTGGCGGCAGCGTGGATCTGCCAAAGAGCGGCGACATAATGAAGTGCTCCTACTGCGGGACAACGCTCAAGGCGGTTGAAGTCTACGAGATCATCAAAAGGCTCGTCAAAGATCTGACTTGAGCTTGGAATCTAGGCTTCTGTCCGAAGCTTCTTGAGGGCTTCGACTAGCTCCTTCAGCTCGCTAGAGAGGCCGGTCACTTCAAGGAAGTAGCTCTCTAGGTCCTTCTTGCCCTTCAAATCGGCGATCGGCCCCTTCGCCACGACCCTCCCCCTGTGCATGATCGTGACCTCGTCCGCCACGGCCTCTGCCAGCTCCATCACGTGGGTGGAGAAGATAACTGTCCCTCCACCCTCCGCCGCGCGCCTTAAGAAGGTCTTCAGGACGACGGCAACCTCGGGGTCGAGCCCGCTGAAGGGCTCGTCGAAGATGAGCACCTTTGGCATGTGAAGCAGGGCGCCGATGATTTGCACCTTCCTCTTGTTACCCAAGCTCAGTTCCCCGCAAAGCTTGCCCATGTGCTCCTCCAGCTTGAAGGCCTTCACCAAAGCCTCCACACGCTCCTTAAGGACCAGCGTGGGTATCCGGTAGATATGCCCGAGAAAGCTGAACCACTCGGCTGGCGTAAGGCTCTCGTAGAGGATCGGCTCCTCAGGCAGGTAGCCTACCACCCTTCTGGCTTCAATGGGGTTCAAGAGGGGGTTGACGCCGTTTAAGCTGACGTAACCGGCGTCAGGCTTCACCAAGCCGACAGCTATCTTCATCAGCGTGGACTTGCCCGAGCCGTTGGGGCCGAGGAGCGCGTGAACCCTACCCGGCTCGAAATCAACGCTCACGTTGTCTAAAGCCACAACGCTCCCAAAAGCCTTAGAGACGCCCCGAAAGGTTAGCACGCAACATTCGAGAAAGAGGATAAATATAAGAGTTACCCACGCGAGAGAAGCCCCCTCCCAACTC
The Thermofilaceae archaeon DNA segment above includes these coding regions:
- a CDS encoding ankyrin repeat domain-containing protein, producing MEILHQAAKAGDVDHVRTLLERGWSVNARDLKGWTPLHYAAVFGHVEVAKLLIKYGADVNARDRKGLTPLYYAVKEGSFNVAELLLQQGADPRVKDKRGWTPIHYGAKKAKLRVDQILAGEPPPLRIVRLLLESGSDPNAQTREGLTPLHIAVRRSNVALAKLLLDAGASPNMPDKKGWTPLHYAYRYGDEELIELLLKYGANTGVRDKKGRTPPMLRNTRPILRRGAKPMSLSGILAREATYRSRKERGEIPIRGIDLFALAWTVFLFFLSLLFGVIFAYFIYDGYLELITSIFFLFTLSMLPGLAQMALNTHVIIADKLIDPLLHLPVSWGTLRWALVKQAFIWGGFSPLFAFIPAAIVYLTIRKSPAVPLGLALTGIFATLLAVSLGYLIGSYVSKYTRSLLRRIVSTVVWVLILGLGYIFDLLNKFFYKAVLPLDSALMSMIPPFCFLHVTRNALSLTVSAALLAASVWLTRFSVRRFVRAATVAEIYAPPLAPPWRVSARALMPTLKELKMVARAPRMMALIITQALLPSLLLIYWILTVLRQMLTWWFEPSLSNAATMVIMMMLVSIGIFQALQGVYIMFVAEAANARTLYLLPLTRLNVALSKSLALLLMCLPFIVAASAVAAIFLNASAGLVYAAATVGSVLLGGLILAMWAPREPSDWSRETYSQLKLIVAWLALLTPLIVLLSLPLLPLLLPMYPKLCEIVQFLFDHGHFFLLAYLVALYVSGTLVAVLISRDPV
- a CDS encoding ABC transporter ATP-binding protein — translated: MLTFRGVSKAFGSVVALDNVSVDFEPGRVHALLGPNGSGKSTLMKIAVGLVKPDAGYVSLNGVNPLLNPIEARRVVGYLPEEPILYESLTPAEWFSFLGHIYRIPTLVLKERVEALVKAFKLEEHMGKLCGELSLGNKRKVQIIGALLHMPKVLIFDEPFSGLDPEVAVVLKTFLRRAAEGGGTVIFSTHVMELAEAVADEVTIMHRGRVVAKGPIADLKGKKDLESYFLEVTGLSSELKELVEALKKLRTEA